TTGGCAATTTTGAGAGTTGGTGATTTTTTGGGGGGGGGTCGATGATTTTTTAGGGTCGGCAATTTTTAGGGCGGCTGATTTTGGGGGAGGGGGGGATTGTTAAATCATACGGGATTTGAGGTCAGGAATAAAGTTTGAAAAATAAACAATATAATAAGGGAGGATATAGTCATGGCTAACTTGCTTGTTGATATGAGGGATCAGCAATTTACCCTCTACGAAATGTTGGATATCGAGGGCTTGAGTAAATATCCGAAATACGCCGAGTATTCAAAAGACCTTTACGATGCGGTCATGAACGAGGCGGAGAAATTCGCCGTCAACGACATCATGCCCACAAACGAGATCGGCGATAAAGAGGAGTGTACTTTTTCAGACGGAAAGGTGACCGTGCCGAAGGCCTTTCACGACGTCTTCAAAAAGTACGTGGAGGGCGGCTGGATTACCGTAGCCGACGACCCGGAAGTGGGGGGCCAGGGATTCCCGGCCGTCATAGGGATCTGCTCCGGGGAGATATTCTCAGCGGCGAACTTTGCCTTCAACATGTACCCCGGCCTTACTCACGGGGCGGCTAAGCTGGTAGAGATATACGGCAACGAGGAGCAGAAGCGTAAATACATGGACAGGATGTACGCGGGCGAGTGGGGAGGAACGATGTGCCTCACAGAGCCGGGCGCCGGCTCCGACGTGGGGGCGCTCAGGACCATCGCAAAGCCGATCGGCGACGGGAAGTTCAAGATATCCGGGACGAAGATATTCATATCGGCCGGTGATCACGACCTGACCCCGAACATCATCCACCCGGTTTTGGCAAGGATCGAAGGGGCGCCCGCGGGGACGAAGGGGATATCGATATTTGTGGTGCCGAAGTACCGCGTCAACGACGACGGGAGCCTGGGTGATTTCAACGACATCCACACCGGAAACATCGAGCACAAGATGGGGATAAAGGGAAACTCCACCTGTACCCTCAACTTCGGCGACAACGACGACTGTATCGGCGAGCTTCTGGGCGAGGAGGGAAAGGGGATGAGGGTCATGTTCAACATGATGAACGAGGCCCGTCTCGGCGTCGGCATCCAGGGCCTTGCCCACAGCAGCGCCGCGTATATGCACGCCGTAAACTACGCCAGGGAGAGGCTCCAGGGCTCCGATCTCGCAAACTTCAGAAATCCCGAGGCGCCCCGGGTCTCCATCATCAACCACCCGGACGTGAGGAGGATGCTCCTCTGGATGAAGGCCCACGTCGAGGGGCTTCGCGCCCTGATGTACTGGGTTGCGTACTGCCTGGATGTCTCCGAGGGTACGGAAAACGAGGAGGAGAAGGAGAGGCATCACGGCTTCGTGGAGCTTCTGACCCCAATCTGCAAGTCGTGGGGGAGCGACATGGGATTTCGCGTCTGTGAGAACGCGGTTCAGGTCTACGGCGGCTACGGCTACACCTCCGAGTACCCGGTTGATCAATTCATGAGGGACTGCAAGATCGCGTCGATCTACGAGGGGACCAACGGAATTCAGGCGCTGGACCTCGTCGCCAGAAAGCTCGGTCAGAACAAGGGCGCGAACTTCGTAAACTTCATCATGGAGATAACAAAGACGATCGAGCAGAACAAGGCTAACGGCGTCCTCAAGAACGCCTTTGCAGAGCTGGAAAAGGCGAAAAACACCCTTGCCGAGATAGGCGGCTTCTTCGCCCAGTGCGGTAAAGAGGGCAAGTTCCTCGTGCCCGTCGGAAACGCCATGCCGTTCCTCGAGCTCATGAGCAACGTCACCCTTGGTTGGCTTCTCCTCTGGCAGGCCTCCATCGCCAGCATAAAGCTTGAGGCCATCAAAAAGGAGAAGGGAGTGACCGACGACGACTGGGTCGGAATGGCCGCTCTCTACAAGGACAGCAAGGATGCCTCTTACTATCAGGGAAAGGTTGCCGCGGCGAAATATTACGCAGCCTACGTCCTTCCCCACGTCGAGGCCACGGCAAGAGCGATAAAGACCGAGGATATGAGCATAATGGAGATCGCCGAGAGCGCCTTCGCCGATGTCTAATCTGTTGTTGAATCATGGCTCCCAAAAATCTTGGGGGCCTTTTTTCTTTAGAGTCAGGTGTTTAAGCCGTAATCTTGGTATGCAAGAGGCCTGTTTTTCAAAGGCTCTTCTAATACGGTAGACTTCAGGATCTCAATGATAGACCTTCACATTCATACAAAATTCGGGGACGGCAAGGATACCCCCGCGGATATGGCCCGCGCCGCCAAAGGGGCGGGGATAAATGTTCTCGGCTTTTCCGAGCACTTCCCTAGGCCCCCCGGATACGACTATCCCGCGGAGGACTTCAACCATACGGCCCTCGCTTCCAGGTGGTTCGACTACGCCTCCGAAGTGAACAGGCTGAAGGCAAGTTCCGGCGACACGCCCAAAATCCTATTCGGCACCGAGATAGATTATCTCCCGGACGAGGAGGAGACACTTCGCGCCGGGCTTTCCGCCTTCAACTTCGACTTCATAATCGGAAGCGTCCACATGATAGGGAAGTGGGGATTCGACTACAATCAGAAGGAGTGGGAGGGAAAGGACATCGACGCGATTTACGACGCCTACTGGGAGAACATGTTCAAGTTGTTAAAAAGCGGTCTCTTTGACTTCGTGGGCCATCTCGACATCATCAAGGTATTCCGGGACTCCCGCCCGCCGAAGAGAGACCACACCGGCTCCGCCAGGGAATTCTTAAAGGAGGTTGCAAAGAGGGGCTTAACCATCGAGATAAACAGCGGCGGCCTGAGGAAGGCCTGCAGGGAGCTCACCCCGTCGGTCGGGCTGATAAAGGAGGCGGTCGCCCTCAGGATTCCCCTGACCCTCGGCTCCGACGCCCACAGGGCGGAGGACGTGGGTTACCATCTCCCGGAGGTTATCGAGATGATAAAGGGCTTCGGCGTTAGGGAGGTGGTCTTCTTCGAGAAGAGGAGGCCGGTTGCCGTAGGGATATAGTCGGGCGATTTGCTTTTTAAGACCGATCCTGATCTGTCTTGTTTTGACAACGTATATATCACAAATAAAAATTTAACTTTTTAACGCCGCAGCTTGCTCGAAGTCATTTTTTAATGCAGAGAAGAGGTCTTATGGTCACCCCTATTGAAAATATTCGTGGCCGGCGATTCCGTATCAAAAATGGGACAATCTTCAGAATCTTTATCGAAACGGTTATCTTTTCTCCCCCGCGCTTCATTGTGGAAATAGTGGCGTGGTCTTGATTACATTTAGATTACAAGATTTGGATTGTGAGAGTCGTTTCATGTTGCGATGATCTTCATATACCCAGCCCCTCAAAATTGGAGGCTTCCCTTGACCTCAAGTCCACGGTAATCTTGAGCGGGAAGGGTTTTTCAAGCCTAAATGAAGTAGGGGGAGATTCATGAAAACAGGGACGTCTCAATGATCGTCACGAGATGATGTCCCTGAAATCTTAAGCGGGACTGTTTTTAAAGCCTGAATTGAAAAGAGGGGGGGACAAAAACAGGCCCGTCTAAATAATCGTCATAAGATGATGTCCCTGAAATCGGAGATGATCTTGACGATCTTGTCCATGTCGTCCTCCAACTTTATGATCTCTATGTCGTCGTCGGAGACCTTCTCCTCGACAAGGAGCTTCTTATTGATCCAGTCGATTAACCCCGCCCAGTAGTCCTTGCCCACCAGAATCACCGGGAAAGGCTTTATCTTGTCGGTCTGGATCAGCGTCACCGCCTCGAAGAGCTCGTCCAGGGTCCCGAATCCCCCCGGCAGGACGATGTATGCCATCGAGTACTTGACGAACATCACCTTCCTGCAGAAGAAGTATCTGAAGTTTAGCTTCACGTTGGAAAAGCTGTTCGATTTTTGCTCCATAGGGAGCTCGATATTGAGTCCAACCGATTTCCCGCCACCCTCCGCGGCCCCCTTGTTGGCCGCCTCCATTATCCCCGGGCCGCCGCCCGTGACGACAGAAAACCCCTTCCCGGCAAGCTTCGACGCCAGCTCTTCTGTGAACGTGTAGTATTTGTCTCCCGGCCTCACCCTCGCCGAGCCGAAGATCG
The Candidatus Zymogenus saltonus DNA segment above includes these coding regions:
- a CDS encoding acyl-CoA dehydrogenase, producing the protein MANLLVDMRDQQFTLYEMLDIEGLSKYPKYAEYSKDLYDAVMNEAEKFAVNDIMPTNEIGDKEECTFSDGKVTVPKAFHDVFKKYVEGGWITVADDPEVGGQGFPAVIGICSGEIFSAANFAFNMYPGLTHGAAKLVEIYGNEEQKRKYMDRMYAGEWGGTMCLTEPGAGSDVGALRTIAKPIGDGKFKISGTKIFISAGDHDLTPNIIHPVLARIEGAPAGTKGISIFVVPKYRVNDDGSLGDFNDIHTGNIEHKMGIKGNSTCTLNFGDNDDCIGELLGEEGKGMRVMFNMMNEARLGVGIQGLAHSSAAYMHAVNYARERLQGSDLANFRNPEAPRVSIINHPDVRRMLLWMKAHVEGLRALMYWVAYCLDVSEGTENEEEKERHHGFVELLTPICKSWGSDMGFRVCENAVQVYGGYGYTSEYPVDQFMRDCKIASIYEGTNGIQALDLVARKLGQNKGANFVNFIMEITKTIEQNKANGVLKNAFAELEKAKNTLAEIGGFFAQCGKEGKFLVPVGNAMPFLELMSNVTLGWLLLWQASIASIKLEAIKKEKGVTDDDWVGMAALYKDSKDASYYQGKVAAAKYYAAYVLPHVEATARAIKTEDMSIMEIAESAFADV
- a CDS encoding histidinol-phosphatase; the encoded protein is MIDLHIHTKFGDGKDTPADMARAAKGAGINVLGFSEHFPRPPGYDYPAEDFNHTALASRWFDYASEVNRLKASSGDTPKILFGTEIDYLPDEEETLRAGLSAFNFDFIIGSVHMIGKWGFDYNQKEWEGKDIDAIYDAYWENMFKLLKSGLFDFVGHLDIIKVFRDSRPPKRDHTGSAREFLKEVAKRGLTIEINSGGLRKACRELTPSVGLIKEAVALRIPLTLGSDAHRAEDVGYHLPEVIEMIKGFGVREVVFFEKRRPVAVGI
- a CDS encoding TIGR00730 family Rossman fold protein, translated to MPDRWERQYVINAINTHDSWRMFRIMAEFVDGFEILPDIEPAVSIFGSARVRPGDKYYTFTEELASKLAGKGFSVVTGGGPGIMEAANKGAAEGGGKSVGLNIELPMEQKSNSFSNVKLNFRYFFCRKVMFVKYSMAYIVLPGGFGTLDELFEAVTLIQTDKIKPFPVILVGKDYWAGLIDWINKKLLVEEKVSDDDIEIIKLEDDMDKIVKIISDFRDIIL